The Methanothrix soehngenii GP6 genome has a window encoding:
- the hisI gene encoding phosphoribosyl-AMP cyclohydrolase yields MNERLIPAIAQDWRTGEVLMLAYMNDEALAKTQETGKAHYWSRSRNKIWLKGESSGHFQLVREIRVDCDEDAILLLIEQEGGACHTGYRSCFYRTIDGRVVGEKVFDPHDVY; encoded by the coding sequence ATGAACGAGAGGTTGATTCCGGCCATCGCCCAGGACTGGAGGACAGGAGAGGTGCTGATGCTGGCCTATATGAACGATGAGGCTCTGGCCAAGACCCAAGAGACCGGCAAGGCTCATTACTGGTCCAGATCGCGAAATAAGATATGGCTTAAGGGGGAGTCCTCAGGCCACTTTCAGCTTGTCAGGGAGATAAGGGTGGACTGCGATGAGGATGCCATACTGCTCCTGATCGAGCAGGAGGGCGGTGCCTGCCATACAGGTTATAGATCCTGCTTTTATCGCACCATTGATGGCCGGGTGGTGGGGGAGAAGGTCTTCGATCCCCACGATGTCTATTGA
- a CDS encoding Nre family DNA repair protein, which yields MSCITCKGRGECGQPVCPIVRRLEELVSLPKIGSRMEGFTPPEVFVGRSGYPLVRAGPVLPSVQAEELPHLGMNMDEIISARMGMVRSETKIRVLEAGEPGKLLEACQQIAMSSAPVGAEVSFIKPPRRRLQFDGVLSPTGPSGELAKMEITTNPLIPRKVDQIVLDRGAPADVAIAELYSAGIDIDHLSRLLSIGLLGNKRRLVPTRWSITASDDMIGKSLKDEVLDFPEVKGYHLFSGEELGNHFEVLLSPRPFSFELIEIWRPHSLWAEEGFIGRDGEDARPKKGYSPLAGGYYAARLAVLEHLSRWGRQAGVLAIREISEDYRIPLGVWVVREVARKAMSSHPTRFDALSSAREVMAGRLHTPEVSWLKKAELLTGSTQKRLNEF from the coding sequence GTGAGTTGCATCACCTGCAAGGGCCGGGGAGAGTGCGGCCAGCCGGTCTGCCCCATAGTCCGCCGGCTGGAGGAGCTGGTATCCCTCCCCAAGATCGGCAGTCGCATGGAGGGATTCACCCCACCGGAGGTCTTCGTGGGCCGGTCCGGCTATCCCCTGGTCAGAGCTGGGCCTGTCCTCCCATCTGTCCAGGCTGAAGAGCTGCCTCATCTGGGGATGAACATGGATGAGATCATCTCTGCCCGCATGGGGATGGTTCGTTCCGAGACGAAGATAAGGGTACTGGAGGCAGGCGAGCCTGGAAAGCTTCTGGAGGCCTGCCAGCAGATCGCTATGTCCTCTGCCCCGGTGGGAGCGGAGGTCTCCTTCATCAAACCGCCCCGGAGAAGGCTGCAGTTCGATGGCGTCCTCTCCCCCACCGGTCCATCCGGGGAGTTGGCTAAGATGGAGATCACCACCAATCCCCTAATCCCCCGCAAGGTGGACCAGATCGTCCTGGACCGGGGTGCTCCGGCCGATGTGGCAATCGCGGAGCTTTACTCTGCAGGCATAGATATCGATCACCTCTCCCGACTTCTCTCTATAGGCTTGCTCGGCAATAAGAGGAGGCTAGTGCCCACCCGCTGGTCCATAACGGCATCTGACGACATGATCGGCAAGAGCCTGAAGGATGAGGTTCTTGATTTTCCCGAGGTTAAAGGCTACCATTTGTTCTCTGGGGAGGAACTGGGAAACCACTTTGAAGTCCTCCTTTCTCCCCGGCCTTTCAGCTTCGAGCTGATTGAGATCTGGCGGCCTCATTCCCTCTGGGCGGAGGAGGGATTTATAGGCCGGGATGGGGAGGACGCCCGTCCCAAAAAGGGCTACAGCCCTCTGGCCGGCGGTTACTATGCCGCTCGGCTCGCCGTGCTGGAGCATCTCTCTCGCTGGGGTCGGCAGGCAGGGGTGCTGGCGATAAGGGAGATCTCAGAGGACTACAGGATACCTCTAGGGGTCTGGGTGGTGAGGGAGGTGGCGCGAAAGGCGATGAGCTCTCATCCCACGCGCTTTGACGCCCTCTCCTCCGCTCGAGAGGTGATGGCTGGCCGGCTGCATACCCCTGAAGTCTCCTGGCTCAAAAAGGCGGAGCTTCTGACAGGATCAACGCAAAAGAGGCTGAACGAGTTCTAG